The Pirellulales bacterium genome segment CCGCAATTGGATGCAAAGAAATCACTAGGCGTGGACGTTATTCCTTCGCTGCTAGTCCTGGATGCCGCGGGGAACATCGAGCATCATTGGCCGGAATTGCTGCTAAATATGGCTAGCACGTTGCCGCCGTTTTTGGATGCCCTGTTGGCGGGCAAATCCACCGCCGCCGCCTCTTTTGAGGATTTTCAGTTACGTCTGGCCGAATATCGCCGCTATCAGCAAATGCCTCCCCAGGCACCCGGGACCGTGGCCGAAATTCCGCTGGCTCCCGCGGCGACCCAGGCCAGTGCCCCCAGTAAACATCGTTTGGAACCGCTGTGGAAATCATCCGCGGGACAATTGGCGCAGGGAGGTAATATCTTGGTCATCGAAGCGGGCGCCGGCGACCCCCAGGTGTTGGTATTGGATGGTTCGCAGGCGGTTTGTCAATTCGATAGCGCGGGCAAATTGATCCAGCGGCACGAGTTGGGCTTGCCCCCCCAAACACCGGTGACCACCCTGCGTACCGCGGTCGGCGCCAACGGCCAACGTAGTTATTTGTTATTTCATCCGTTTGAAAAGCATGTCCATCTCTTTAATGAGCAATGGCAAAAGACGCTCAGCTATCCCCAACCACAGCAACAGGGGCAAGATCAAATTACGGATGCTCAATTGATTGACTTGGATGGCGACGGCGAACTGGAAATTGCCCTGTCGTATACCGGTCTGACCGGTGTGCGGCTGGCCAAGCTGGATGGCACCGACCTGGGGGGAAACCGCAAGGATATCCAGTTTGGCCTACGCCTGGCCTATAGCGAACCGGACGCCCAGCGGCAGCGTCTGCTGTTTTGTTCCACGGCACAGGGTAATATCGTGCCGCTGGATTTCCAGTTGCGGGCCGCCACCCCGTGGACCATTCCCGATGTGCGGCTCTTTGGAATTGTCGGCGGAGATGTGCAACCTCTGGGCGTACGGCAGTACCTGGGTTATACCTTGGCGGCCAGCAGCGCCACGCGCCTCTTAGCGCTGGATAAGACGGGCAAGCCGCTGTGGAGTTATGATCTGCCCGCCGGCGTGCACCAGGTGCCGATCGACTTTTTATGCACGACCCCTTTGGTAGGCCAGGCCAACCGCGCATGGTTGATGGCGGGGGCGGATGGCTCGATTCATTTGGTTGATGCGGCGGGAACGTTGATTGATAAATTTGCCACTGGACAGGTCCTTAGCGGGATCGGGGGATATGTGACCGCGGATGGCCGACAGTCGGTCATTTTGACCTCTAGCGGCCAGGAACTAACCGCCTGGAAACTGACGCCGCTAGAGTCCGCCAGCCAAAAATAGTAGAATGTATTTCTCTCAATCCGTGAGAGGGTGGAATGGAGTTTGGAGTTTAGAGAAGTGGAGTTGGGTGATGATGACATTGTACTCCTCTCACTCCGTGAGAGGTGCAGAGTGAAGGAGACTTAGAATGGCCGTATTTAGCGTCTCAACACCGAACGGCGGTAATAGATACATCACACGGAGTGTGATGATGACATTGTACTCCTCTCACTCCGTGAGAGGGGTATCGGCTGCTCGCGATAAATGAGGATGTTTTGCGGATTGCCAGGTTTTGTTGCAAATCAAAGATTATCCCATGACCACCGCCACCACCGAAAAACAGCTCGATTTGCCCGCTTATGCCCGGGAAGTGGCCTCCGCCGCCCGCGCGGCGTCCGTGGAGTTGGCCCAGGTCTCCTCCGCCGTAAAAAATGCGTGGCTGCAAAGCGCGGCGACTGAATTGCGAGCGCAGACCGAAGCCATCCTGGCCGCCAATCAACGCGATCTGGCGGCCGCTCCGGATTACGGCTTGACCCCCGCCGCGGTGGATCGATTAAAACTAACGCCGGCGCGGATCGCGGCCATTAGCCAGGCCCTAGTAGAGATCGCCAGCTTGCCTGATCCGGTGGGCGAACTCATCGAAGGCCACATCCGCCCAAATGGTTTGGAAATACAAAAAGTACGCGTCCCCCTGGGTGTGGTTTTTTTTATCTATGAGTCGCGGCCTAATGTGACGGCGGACGCGGCGGCGATCTGCCTGAAGAGCGGCAACGCGGTGATCTTGCGGGGGGGGAAGGAAGCCGCGCACTCCAGCCAGGCGATCGTGAAAATCCTGCGGGAGTGCCTGATCCGACACGGTTTGCCAGCGGCGGCGGTGCAGATTGTGGAGACGACGGATCGGGCCGTGGTGGGGCATTTTTTGGAATTGGCCCAATACATTGATGTGGCAATCCCCCGGGGAGGAGAAGCCCTGATTCGCCGCGTCACGGCCGAGGCCAAAATGCCGGTCATCAAACACTTTGACGGCAACTGCCATGTGTATGTGGATGAACACGCCGACTTGGATCTGGCCGAGAAAATCATCATCAACTCGAAATGCCAGCGCATGGGTGTGTGCAATACGGCGGAATCGCTAGTGATTCACGCGGCGGTGGCAAAAGACTTTTTGCCCCGCATCGCCGCGGCGCTGGCCGCGCGGGGCGTGGAATTGCGGGGGGATGAACGCACCCGGCGGATGGTGCCCGCGGCGACACCCGCCACCGAGGAAGATTACGGCAAGGAGTATTTGGGACCGATACTTTCGTGCGTGGTGGTGGACACCCTTCCCGCGGCGATCGAGCATATCGGACGGTATGGGTCCAAGCATACCGACGCCATTATCACGCGCGACTTGGCCGCGGCCCGCGCTTTTGCCGCGCGGGTGGATAGCTCGGCGGTGATGATCAATGCCAGCACCCGTTTTAACGACGGGGGGGAATTTGGCTTGGGGGCCGAGATTGGCATTAGCACGGACAAGTTTCATGCGCGTGGTCCTTGCGGACTCAAGGAATTAACCACGTACAAGTATATTGTGTATGGAACGGGCCAAATTCGCGAATAGCGGCCCGATTCCGTCGCCACGCCCCTAGATGGATGTCGGCAATAGGAATTTTAGCGCAAGGAAGCCACGCATGGCCGATCTGTTAAGTCAAAACGAAGTCGAAAGCCTGCTTTCCGCCATGGAGACGCAGGCCCCGGCAAAAACATCGACCCTCTTGCCGGAAAGTCCCGCCCACCCCGTCCCCCGCGTGCGCGAGAAAGTCACTCCGTATGACTTTAAGCGTCCAGAGCGCGTGGGCAAGGAGCAAATGCGCTCCCTGCAGTCCTTGCACGAGGGGTTTGGGCGAAATTTTGGCGCGTCATTGTCGGGCATGCTGCGCAGCATCGTCGAAATGAAACTCACCAGCGTGGACCAACTGACCTACAGCGAATTTGTGTTCAGCCTGGAAAATCCCACCTGTTTTAACGTGCTGCGGGCCGATCCACTCGAGGGAAATCTGATCCTAGATATCAATCCGGCAATTTTGTATCCAATCATCGACCGCATGCTGGGGGGGGGAAAGGACTCTGGCCCAATTTCACGCCGGCCGCTGACCGAGATTGAATTACGGTTGGTGGGGCGGATCACCACGCTGTTTTTGGAAGAGCTGAAGCACGCTTGGGAAAACGTCCTGGAGCTAAATTTGTCCCTGGATCGCGTGGAAAGCAATCCGCAACTGGTTCAAATCGTCCCTCCCAATGAAGTTGTCATCTTGATCTGTTTTGAGCTGACGCTGCAGGATGTGCGGGGAATGCTTAGCCTGTGCATTCCCTTTAATAGCATCGAACGAATCGGTAACAAGCTTACCGCCAATAATTGGACCTATGGGCGTAAATCGAGCACGCCCGAAACCGTGGAGGCCCTCAGTCGGCATCTGCGGGGGGCGCTGGTGGAAATGGAAGTCCAACTGGCCGAAACAAAAATCACGACAGGAGAACTGATCGGTCTGCGGGTGGGAGATATCATCACCACTAATAAAGACCAGCGCGAAGCACTGGCGGTGCTGGTCTCGGGTGTTCCCAAATTTTCGGCCAAGGCGGGGGTCTTTAAAGGGAATAAAGCCATTCAAATCGAGCAGGTACTAGTGCGTGAGCCAGCCCCCCCATCCACCCCGGCCCCCGCCGCCTCCCCGACTGCCGCTCCCCCACCCACGGCCAAGAAAAAGTAACCACCGAACATTCCTTAGCCAGCGGCGTCAGCAAGGGACCACACTCAGCCCGCCGCGTTAGCCAGGGACATTTGATTTGGTATTTCAATTTTCAGATCAGAGATTTGAGATCCCATATTCGAGATTTCAAATTTCAAATCTGAGATTTGGGAACTTAATACTCCCTTACGTTTTCGTGATCTACTGCTTCGTACCGCCAGACTGCTTCGTATCGTCAGAGTTGGCCCGCCGGGCAAAAAAGACCGCTCCCCCTAATACTGCCAAGGCCGGCAGTTGCAGGACCAAATTCCCCCAAAATTCTTCATCTGATTGACGTGAGCCCTGCACCAGCACCAGCGTCGTAAAGCAAGCCAACGCCAGCCACGCATAGGGTAACGACCGACTGGTCATCCGCATGGCCAGGATTAATAAAATCAGCCCCCCGATAATGGATATCTGGTCAACCCACAACGCATCATTAAAGATCGCTTCCACTTTAAAGCGGATATCATCGGGCTCTCCTTTTTCCTCTGCTGTCGCCCGCTTGAATTCTTGTTCAATGATTTCCGTCTTGCTGATGTACGACAAAATGTGGGTAAGTACCACTAATAATCCCACCGTCCCCACCAACAGTACCGCCAGCGTGTGGGCCAGGCGGGGCGTTAATAACTGCTCCACGCCTAAACGGTCACTCGCGCCCGGCAGGGGTAATTTGACCGCCGCGGCGGTTTCCTTCTCCTCCGGCGGGCGGAACTTATGTTTTTGTTTTGCCATAAAGCATGCGTTTGATAAAAAACCATGATTGCCGCGGGAATTAAACCGCCAGCCGTGGAGTGGTGGGTCAAAACGATGTTCCGTTTAACCCGCCGCGGGAATCAAGTTGCCTGTTTGGGGCAAGGTGGCCCTGCGGCGGGGTGGCCCGCCGGCAAAGATCGCCAGTACCGCCTCTACCAGCATGAGCGCGGCCAAAACCAAAAGCACCACGCCGGCCCAGGCGACCGGATCGCTGCTCCATCGCCAGCTTTGCGCCGTCGAGTCCCAAAACTTGGCCCTGGTCATGGTCATTAGCGCCCAACTGCTCATTACGTACATCCAGACGGTTGGAATTCCCGTGACCAGCCATACCCACATCGCCCTGCGCGTTCGCCACAACCAGACGGTCACGCCCAAGAGCGTTAGAGCGGCCAACAATTGATTGCTAGCGCCAAATAAATCCCAAAATGTCCGCCACATGGGCTGGGGTTTGCCGTTGACCACCAGCGGATCCAGCAGCACAAAATAAAGTGGCACACCCGCGGTCAAAACAGTGCCAATCAAGCGTCCGATCCAATCGGGCCGGCCGATCAACTCTTGAATAATAAACCGGCCCAACCGGACGCAGACATCCAGCGTGTCAAACACAAATGTGCTAAACGCCAAGAGCGCGAATGACGCCGCCAGCGTCGCCGGAATGCCAAAGGACTGCACAAACGAGCCGATTCCGTTGGCATAGACCGCGTTAGGCGATTTACCCGTCAGGGGGGAATCCGGAGCCAGGATCATCACGCAGGAGAGCGAAATGATGGCAATCATCGCCTCCAGCAGCATCGCCCCATACCCGATGGGCTTGGCGTCGGTTTCCACCCGGAGTTGTTTAGAAGTAGTCCCGCTGGCGATCAGCGAATGAAATCCTGAACACGCGCCGCAGGCAATCGTAATAAACAACATGGGGAACAGATCAACCGGCCCTTTGCCCAGTACATCCACCCGCCAGCCACGAAATTGGGGGTATTGAATCGTTTGCGGAGTTAGCAGCATCCCCACCGCTCCCGCAGCCAGCGCCACATACAAAAAATACCCCCCTAAATGTCCCCGTGGTTGCAAAAGCAGCCACACCGGCAACACCGCCGCCACCAGGCAATAGCCCAAAAGAATCACATCCCACAATTTGTGGGCTTGAACCTGGCTGATTCCCAACAGGGATTCTAAGTCCAGCGGCAAAAAAGGCCCGGCATAAATGGCCAGCCCGATCAGCGGCACAAAAATTAGCGTGGCCATCGTCAGCGATAGCTTTGTATAACGCAGCAATATGCCCATGATAATCGGCAGCGCCAGATAGATGAGCGAAGAGGTGGCAATGGCCGCTCCTTGAATTTCGTGTCTGGTGGGGGGCTGATCGGCGGAAACGACTGCCTTTTCGCCGGATTCTAGATTAAATGTTCCCACAAAGGACTGCGCCGTGATGTCCGTGAACGCCACGATAATGTACACCAGCGCGATCCAGATAAAACTGAGAAACAGCAGGTACGACCGCTGGCTCATGTGTTGGCGGACAACCTCGGCAATGGACTGGGCCTTGTGCCGAATACTGGCTACCAGAGCCGTCAAGTCATGCACACCGCCAATGAGAATGGAGCCCACCAAGATCCAAATGAGCGCCGGTAGCCACCCAAAAGTGATCCCGGCCAGAATGGGTCCGACGATCGGTCCCGCCGCGGCAATTGCCGAAAAATGCTGGCTGAGCAAAAATTTGGAGTCGGTCGGCACATAATCCAGATCATCGCGCAGTTCCACGGCGGGCGTCTTTGTGCGCGGGTCTAGCCGCAGCAGTCGCGCCAAAAGCGTCCCGTAGGTCCAATAGGCCGTTAATAAAATTCCCGCCGCTCCGAGGGCAATTCCCGCCAACGTCATCGTAAAGTTCTCCCTAGTTGTGCCGTCCCCAGTTTAACACGACCGCCAGAGTTTCGCAGCACTCCTTTGTTTTCCTTGGCAAAAGTCCTATAATTGCCCGCTTCGCGACACTGTGTTCCTGTTCCTAGCGAACGCCAGGGACGCTTTTGGGTCCCAACATTTTTGCCAAATAATCCCTCCCCTTTCCACTTTTGCCAGAGGATTCTTGCATGCCCGAACAGTTGGTCATCATCGGCAGCGGTCCGGCCGGCTGGACCGCCGCCATTTACGCCGCGCGGGCGAATCTGCAGCCGTTGCTCTACGAAGGGGCAATAACGCTTGAAAACCAAGTCAATAGCACACTCCCCCTGGGTCAACTCGCTCTGACCACGGAAGTCGAAAATTACCCCGGATTTCCCGCAGGCGACCTCGAGTCGTACCTGGACCATGCTATTTTGCCCGCCCGCCGCGAACTGATGGCCCCTCATATGAAAGAAGGGGTCAGCGGCCCGGAACTCATGGAATTGATGCGGCAACAGGCACTCAACTTTGGCACGCGAGTGGTCACCGACGACATCGTCAGTGTGGACTTTAGTGATCGGCCGTTTCGGCTGCAAAGTCTTGCGGGGGAATCGCTTACGGCAAATTGTGTCATCGTCGCCACGGGCGCGCGGGCCAATTACCTGGGCCTGCCCAGCGAAGACCGATTCAAGAATCGCGGGGTAAGCGCCTGCGCCGTATGCGACGGGGCGTTGCCGCGCTTTCGCAAGAAACCGCTGGTGGTGATCGGAGGGGGTGATTCGGCGGTGGAGGAAGCGACCTACCTGGGCAAGTTTGCCAGCAAAGTGTATCTGGTCCATCGCCGGGATAAGCTGCGGGCGAGTAAGATCATGGCCGAGCGGGCGATGAACGACAAACAGATTGAAATTGTCTGGAACCACGAATTGGCCGAGGTCCTGGGGAATGATCAACAAGGGGTCACCGGGGTTCGGCTAAAAAATACCGTGGATGGCAGCGAGCAAGAGCTTGCCGCGGGGGGGATGTTTTTAGCTATTGGACATACGCCGAATACCAAGTTTCTGAATGGCCAATTAGCCACCACGGAAAAAGGGTACGTGCGCTGGACGGTCCCTTTCCGGACAAATACCAGCGTGGAGGGGGTCTTTGCCGCGGGGGATGTGGCGGACGACTACTACCGCCAGGCGATCACCGCCGCGGGAAGCGGCTGCATGGCGGCCCTGGACGCCGAGCGCTGGCTAGCGGGGCACTAAGTGGTTTTTGGTATATGGAATTTGGTGAGGCAGAGAGTGGTGACAAGCCGCGAATTGAAATCTCCAGATTTCAAATTTGAGATTCTTGATTTCAGAAATGCATTTATCACTGAGGACTGGAGCAGACACGGAGGCGCACGGAGAAGCATAAATAGGACGCGGATGCACGCGGTAGCGCAGCAGATTTTCGCGGAACTGTAATTGGAAATTCTTAATGCAAGAACTGGAAACAAACTACTTTATTAATACCCGACTTCATTTCTTCTCTGTGAATTTCTCCGTGTACCCAGTGTCTCAGCGGCTTATGAATTTCCTCGGTGGCTTAGAAATTTTATGACTGACAACTTCTCCGTGCCGCTCCTGTCTTTATTCCGCGACTCCGAGCTAAACGAATTCCTATTTGTTTTCATTTTTGAGTAACCCATGACTACTCTTTCCATCAAGGCGGCATTGCAACCCGCGGCCATCGGTCAATCCGTCACCCTCCGCGGTTGGGTTCGTACCCGTCGTGACTCCAAGGGAGGGTTCTCATTTATCGAGCTGAACGACGGCACCAGCCAGGCAAATCTGCAGGTCGTGGCCGAGGCCGCGCTGCCTAATTACGAAAGCGAAATCAAAAAGCTGGCAGCCGGTTGTAGCGTCAGCATCACCGGCGAACTGCGGGCTTCTCCCGCCAAAGGACAGGCGACGGAACTGCTGGCCAAAGAGGTCGTCGTGCATGGTTGGGCGGACCCGGAAACCTATCCCCTACAAAAAAAGGGGCATACCTACGAATTTTTGCGAGGGATCGCCCATTTGCGGCCCCGGACCAACACCTTTGGGGCGATCGCCCGCGTGCGCAACCGGGTCAGCTACACGATTCACCAGTTCTTTCAGGAACGGGACTTTTTGTATGTTCACACGCCGATTATCACGGCCAGCGACTGCGAAGGAGCGGGAGAACTCTTTCGCGTGACGACTCTCGACCTGGAAAAGCTGCCCAAAACAAACGACAAGGTCGATTATGCTAGCGATTTTTTTCACAAAGCGGCGTATTTGACCGTCAGTGGTCAACTCAATGGCGAGACCCACGCCTGCGGACTGGGTAAGATCTACACCTTTGGGCCGACGTTTCGGGCCGAAAACTCCAACACGTCGAGACACTTGGCTGAATTTTGGATGGTAGAGCCGGAGATGGCGTTTTATGACCTGGCCGACAACATGGACCTGGCCGAGGCGTTTCTCAAGCGGATCATCAGCGACGTGCTAACTCACTGCGGCGACGAGCTGACGTTTTTTGTCGAGCGGGTGGAAAAAACGGTGCGGGACAATCTGGAAAAAGTGGTTGGCAGCGAGTTTGTCCGTTGTTCCTACACCGAGGCGATCACGCATCTGGACAAGGCCAGCCAAAAGTTTGAATACCCGCACGAGTGGGGGCGCGACCTGCAATCGGAGCACGAACGCTATCTGACCGAAGTCGTCTTTAAGAAGCCGGTTATCTTGTATGACTATCCGCGGACGCTCAAGCCGTTTTACATGCGGGTCAATGACGATGGCAAAACCGTCCGGGCGATGGATATTTTAGTCCCTGGCGTGGGAGAGATCATCGGCGGCAGCCAGCGCGAAGAACGCCTGGACCTGCTAGAGTTGCGGATGCGGGAGCAGAATCTCGACCCCGCGGCTTATGGCTGGTACAGCGACCTGCGGCGTTACGGCACGGTCCCGCATAGCGGCTTTGGCCTGGGACTGGAACGAATCCTGTTGTTTTTGTCCGGCATGGGAAACATCCGCGATGTGATCCCGTTCCCCCGCACGCCGGGGAATGCGGAGTTTTGAGTGTAGGGAATGGGGAACGGGGAACTGGGAACGGGGGATGGGCGTTTAGCCGCGACGCGCAGCGGAGCGCGCCTGGGAGCGGCCTTTTGCTAATAGCGTGGTAGAGCGAGACGTGTGCAAAAATCCCAAATTTGAAATTCCAGATTTGAGAATGATATGATAGGTGGGTGTTTCGCGTGAAACTCAATTCAGTGGACTTTCCAGACTTATATTAAAAATCTCCTTTCCGCCGGAGTATCAAATCTATGCAAAGTAGAGTCTTAATTTAAGTCGCTTTTGCCGTATTCAATTTATTGCTTTGCCTGGTAATTGTTTATTGGTACAACATTCGGCAAGGTACCACTTACACTCAAACCAGCCAGTATTTTAGCGGTCTGAAACGATACCCTGATTTAACCCATCATCGTTTCATTTTTGATCAAACTCGTGTCGGTAGCACTTCAGGCTCTGGGCCAGTCATTGTATTTGGAAAACCGGTCCATTTAACTGAAAAAAATCAGCCTGGTCACTTCGGAACGCGGCGAATGCTCGGGCATCGCGTAGCTCAGAGTCACATAACCATCTGGAAGTTTGACGCCAAAGGAGAGTTGGTTTATCCTTGTTACCGGATCACGAATCAAGGAAAAATTCTAAAGAGCAATTCGTCTA includes the following:
- a CDS encoding carbon starvation CstA family protein, yielding MTLAGIALGAAGILLTAYWTYGTLLARLLRLDPRTKTPAVELRDDLDYVPTDSKFLLSQHFSAIAAAGPIVGPILAGITFGWLPALIWILVGSILIGGVHDLTALVASIRHKAQSIAEVVRQHMSQRSYLLFLSFIWIALVYIIVAFTDITAQSFVGTFNLESGEKAVVSADQPPTRHEIQGAAIATSSLIYLALPIIMGILLRYTKLSLTMATLIFVPLIGLAIYAGPFLPLDLESLLGISQVQAHKLWDVILLGYCLVAAVLPVWLLLQPRGHLGGYFLYVALAAGAVGMLLTPQTIQYPQFRGWRVDVLGKGPVDLFPMLFITIACGACSGFHSLIASGTTSKQLRVETDAKPIGYGAMLLEAMIAIISLSCVMILAPDSPLTGKSPNAVYANGIGSFVQSFGIPATLAASFALLAFSTFVFDTLDVCVRLGRFIIQELIGRPDWIGRLIGTVLTAGVPLYFVLLDPLVVNGKPQPMWRTFWDLFGASNQLLAALTLLGVTVWLWRTRRAMWVWLVTGIPTVWMYVMSSWALMTMTRAKFWDSTAQSWRWSSDPVAWAGVVLLVLAALMLVEAVLAIFAGGPPRRRATLPQTGNLIPAAG
- a CDS encoding glutamate-5-semialdehyde dehydrogenase, with product MTTATTEKQLDLPAYAREVASAARAASVELAQVSSAVKNAWLQSAATELRAQTEAILAANQRDLAAAPDYGLTPAAVDRLKLTPARIAAISQALVEIASLPDPVGELIEGHIRPNGLEIQKVRVPLGVVFFIYESRPNVTADAAAICLKSGNAVILRGGKEAAHSSQAIVKILRECLIRHGLPAAAVQIVETTDRAVVGHFLELAQYIDVAIPRGGEALIRRVTAEAKMPVIKHFDGNCHVYVDEHADLDLAEKIIINSKCQRMGVCNTAESLVIHAAVAKDFLPRIAAALAARGVELRGDERTRRMVPAATPATEEDYGKEYLGPILSCVVVDTLPAAIEHIGRYGSKHTDAIITRDLAAARAFAARVDSSAVMINASTRFNDGGEFGLGAEIGISTDKFHARGPCGLKELTTYKYIVYGTGQIRE
- a CDS encoding redoxin domain-containing protein, with translation MKLPLKILVLMIGLGMISCAGLPGCGRAVPEPNSQQPAATVANNTTGGTVQPPAQGASSTAPPITDSVNFVPKSVVPAGTPVAAPTTAPIPLAAADSAVGILQRMAQAYRVAETYADQAYVRQKFVRNGQEFTLEQPLQVAFARPNKLRLECYTLKLVNDGQTVRGAVENTEGVLELPAPGQLTLDNLVLDATMQNIINQGFAGTPLQPLLLLGDDALSMIYQPSLQPRLAVEGRHENRLCHRVEIPSPAGVLTLWIDQESYILRRADYPLDGLRGELEKGGPVSDLQMFADFSQAQFNSRLAPEAFQFAVPPGALLVKRLISFPPPLSPTPLLGKPVPNFEFVARNGDKITPQTMRGKIQVLLFWGVDNPASRQILPLFAELAQRYGEMSAQLAFTPVNVDDAQVTNETIANTLSQLNITLPTLRDPQLDAKKSLGVDVIPSLLVLDAAGNIEHHWPELLLNMASTLPPFLDALLAGKSTAAASFEDFQLRLAEYRRYQQMPPQAPGTVAEIPLAPAATQASAPSKHRLEPLWKSSAGQLAQGGNILVIEAGAGDPQVLVLDGSQAVCQFDSAGKLIQRHELGLPPQTPVTTLRTAVGANGQRSYLLFHPFEKHVHLFNEQWQKTLSYPQPQQQGQDQITDAQLIDLDGDGELEIALSYTGLTGVRLAKLDGTDLGGNRKDIQFGLRLAYSEPDAQRQRLLFCSTAQGNIVPLDFQLRAATPWTIPDVRLFGIVGGDVQPLGVRQYLGYTLAASSATRLLALDKTGKPLWSYDLPAGVHQVPIDFLCTTPLVGQANRAWLMAGADGSIHLVDAAGTLIDKFATGQVLSGIGGYVTADGRQSVILTSSGQELTAWKLTPLESASQK
- the fliM gene encoding flagellar motor switch protein FliM codes for the protein MADLLSQNEVESLLSAMETQAPAKTSTLLPESPAHPVPRVREKVTPYDFKRPERVGKEQMRSLQSLHEGFGRNFGASLSGMLRSIVEMKLTSVDQLTYSEFVFSLENPTCFNVLRADPLEGNLILDINPAILYPIIDRMLGGGKDSGPISRRPLTEIELRLVGRITTLFLEELKHAWENVLELNLSLDRVESNPQLVQIVPPNEVVILICFELTLQDVRGMLSLCIPFNSIERIGNKLTANNWTYGRKSSTPETVEALSRHLRGALVEMEVQLAETKITTGELIGLRVGDIITTNKDQREALAVLVSGVPKFSAKAGVFKGNKAIQIEQVLVREPAPPSTPAPAASPTAAPPPTAKKK
- the asnS gene encoding asparagine--tRNA ligase, with protein sequence MTTLSIKAALQPAAIGQSVTLRGWVRTRRDSKGGFSFIELNDGTSQANLQVVAEAALPNYESEIKKLAAGCSVSITGELRASPAKGQATELLAKEVVVHGWADPETYPLQKKGHTYEFLRGIAHLRPRTNTFGAIARVRNRVSYTIHQFFQERDFLYVHTPIITASDCEGAGELFRVTTLDLEKLPKTNDKVDYASDFFHKAAYLTVSGQLNGETHACGLGKIYTFGPTFRAENSNTSRHLAEFWMVEPEMAFYDLADNMDLAEAFLKRIISDVLTHCGDELTFFVERVEKTVRDNLEKVVGSEFVRCSYTEAITHLDKASQKFEYPHEWGRDLQSEHERYLTEVVFKKPVILYDYPRTLKPFYMRVNDDGKTVRAMDILVPGVGEIIGGSQREERLDLLELRMREQNLDPAAYGWYSDLRRYGTVPHSGFGLGLERILLFLSGMGNIRDVIPFPRTPGNAEF
- a CDS encoding thioredoxin-disulfide reductase, whose amino-acid sequence is MPEQLVIIGSGPAGWTAAIYAARANLQPLLYEGAITLENQVNSTLPLGQLALTTEVENYPGFPAGDLESYLDHAILPARRELMAPHMKEGVSGPELMELMRQQALNFGTRVVTDDIVSVDFSDRPFRLQSLAGESLTANCVIVATGARANYLGLPSEDRFKNRGVSACAVCDGALPRFRKKPLVVIGGGDSAVEEATYLGKFASKVYLVHRRDKLRASKIMAERAMNDKQIEIVWNHELAEVLGNDQQGVTGVRLKNTVDGSEQELAAGGMFLAIGHTPNTKFLNGQLATTEKGYVRWTVPFRTNTSVEGVFAAGDVADDYYRQAITAAGSGCMAALDAERWLAGH